A stretch of DNA from Candidatus Flexicrinis affinis:
CACGCCGTACCGGTCCGCCACCGCCAGCACCGCGTCCAGCACGCCGAAGTCGGCGTCTTCGAAGTACATATTGTGCGCGTAATCGTCGGTAGTCGAGCGGGTCGTCGCGCCGCCCTTGTCACGCGTGCGGTTACCGGCGAGGAACCCGCGCGCCAACGGACTCCACGGGATGACGCCGATCCCCTGATCGATGCAAAGCGGGATCATCTCGCGCTCTTCCTCGCGGTAGATGAGGTTGTAGTGGTTCTGCATCGACACGAACTTGGCCCAGCCGTTTCGCTCGCTGATCGCCATCGCCTGCATGAACTGCCACGCGTACATGCTGCTCGCGCCGATATAACGCGCTTTGCCTGCTCGCACGACATCGTTGAGCGCGTCGAGCGTCTCTTCGATCGGCGTGTCGTAGTCCCAGCGGTGAATCTGGTAGAGATCGACGTAGTCCATACGCAGGCGGCGCAGGCTGGCGTCGATGCTGTCCATGATGTGCTTGCGCGAGAGGCCGCGTTGGTTCGGGCCGGGGCCCATCGCGTTGTACACCTTCGTGGCGACCACGACCTCGTCGCGGTTGGGGAACAGCTCGCGCATCAACGTGCCGGTGACCTCCTCGCTGACGCCGACCGAGTACATATCGGCCGTGTCGTAGAAGTTGACGCCGGCCTCGGCAGCGCGTGTGACGATCGGCCGGGCCTCGTCGATGCCGAGGATCCACTTGCGCCAGTTCGGGTCGCCGTAGGTCATCATACCGAGGCAGATGCGTGAGACCTTCATACCGGTTTTGCCTAGCCGGACGTATTCCATGGGGTTTCCTCCGCGTCGTGGTTAAACCGTGACGGCTATTGTACCGCGCACAAATCAGCTCAAAAGTCGGCAACCTGTGTCAGGTTCCGCTTGCCACTTCGGCGCTGTGCCGTTAAGCTCTTCTGCTCTCTAGCCGGGTAACTGCCTGTCGAACTTTCGCACGATTGGCATCTACGCTTAACCATCCGTTTATCACAGTCCGCTAGGCTTCAGTCCGTTGACACAAACCGAGGGTGTCTCTTGACGAATCAACCGATGGGTCGTGCCGATCTGCACATCCACACATCTGCGTCAGATGGCTCGATGAACGTGCGCGAGCTGCTCGATCATGTCGCCAAGGCAGGCACTCTCGACGTGATCGCCATTACCGACCATGACCGGCTCGACGCCAGCGTATGGGCGTTCGACCGGCGCGACCGCTACCCGTTCGACATCGTGCCGGGCGTCGAGGTTAGCACGGCCGAGGGGCACATGCTGGCGCTGTGGGTGACCGAGCCCGTGCCTTCCGGTCTGTCGATGGCGGAGACCGCCGCGGCGATCCACGAGCAGAACGGTGTCGCGATTCTGGCGCACCCGTTCTTCACGCAGATGGGCGACACACGGCGCGCGGCACGCGTCTACCGGCGCGATCCCGCGTACTTGCTGCACGCGGGGCTGGATGGGCTGGAGACCTTCAACGGCAGCGTCATACTTCCCGGCAGCAATGCAGTCGCCGCGTGCGTTGCCCGCCTGCTCGGCCTCGGCATGACCGGCGGCAGCGACGCCCATTCGCTGAGCGCAGTAGGAACCGCAATCACGCATTTCAAGGGGCGGACCGCGGACGATTTGAGGAATGCGCTGCTGCACCGCCAAACACGTGCTGTCGGCCGGCCATGGCCGCTGCGTGCACACATCAAGTTCGTTGCGGACTTCATCGCCCGGCGCGGAAGAATCCTGTTGGACGAGTTCGACGGCGACGACAAGCCGGAGCGCGAAACGGCCACGATCTAGCCTCGTGCTTGAGCCCATGGGGCAGCGCGGTACAATCGGGGGCGTGCCGCGCTGACGGAACCTTTATCCATGACCGATGCCCCCAAGACTCTCGCGTTGATCGCCCACGACGGCAAGAAGGCAGATATGATCGCCTTCGCGCTCAAACATCACGACATCCTCAGGCGATATCATCTCGTCGCGACTAGTACCACCGGCAAGCTGCTGAGCGACTCGGCCAACCTCGAGGTCGAGCGCATGCTGTCCGGCCCGGTTGGCGGCGACGCGCAGATCGCGGCCAAGGTCGCCGAGGGTAAGATCGCCGCGGTGTTCTTCTTCATCGACCCGCTCGGCAAGCATCCCCACGACCCCGACATCCAATCGCTGCTGCGCATCTGCAATGCGCACAACGTCCCCTTGGCGACGAACCCGGCCACGGCCACGTACATCATCTCCCAGCAGGCGCTGTAAAGAAGTTCTCAGTCGTCAGTTGTCAGTGGTCAGAGACTGAAGCGCGGGTTGAAGTGGGCGGGTATGGGCGGACGCCATGTATGTCGTCCCTACCAAACTGCGACGTTGACTTGGCCTGGATCGGGTGAAATCCGCGTCACGCCCGCTCCTCACGTACATGCATGCCAGCGTAGTGCCGGACCCGCACGCGTCATCCGAAATCTGATTCCTGACTCCTGAAACCTATCTCTCCTGAAAACTACCTCCTTGACATGCTGTGTATCGCACAGTATCCTTATGCTGTGTGATGCACAGTATTGTAGGACGCACAGTGTATGCCGGAAATGGACGATCAGATCGACAAGCTCAGGCTTGAGCTGCGACGCGGGGTGCTCGTGCTCGCGGTGCTCGCCCAGCTTGAGACGGCCAGTTACGGCTACAGCTTGATCCAGCGCCTCGCCGAGCGCGGGCTGGATATCGAGGAAGGGACACTGTACCCCTTGCTGCGTCGGCTTGAACAGCAGGGCTTGCTCGCAAGCGACTGGGATACCAGCGAGGCGCGACCCCGCAAGTACTACCGCATCAGCGAGTCGGGGCGGGCCGTTCTGGAAACGCTCACCGCCGAATGGTTTGCGACAGCCGCCGTGATGCGCCGAATCTTGGGAGAAACTCACAATGACTGATCTGGTCGACCGTTACGTTCATCAGGTCGGGCGTTACCTGTCTCCAAAGCAGCGCGCGGACATCGAGGCCGAACTTCGCTCGCAGATCCGCGACCAGCTCGAAGACCGCTACTGCGGGATGCCGTCAGACGACGAGGTTGCCGCGGTGCTGCGCGAGCTGGGCGATCCGCGCGTGCTCGCCGCGCGCTACGCCGAGGATCGCTATTTGGTGGGGCCGGCATTCTACCCGACTATGATCACGGTGCTGCAGTATGGATGGGTCGTCTTGCCGCCGGTCGTGTTCTTCCTGTCGATCTTCGGCGCACTGACCGCGGCAGCACCCGTTGACGTGCCTCGCGCGCTCCTCGACGCGGGGCTCTCCGCCGTGCAGGCCGGGGTGTTCCTGAGCGCGGCGGTCGTGCAGGTCTTCGCCATGATCGAGCGCGCGGCGCATGCGCCGCGACTGCCGCCCGCGCCTTTCGATCCGGTGGCGCTGCCACGCATCGACGACCCCGCCGCGGTCTCCCGATTCGAATTCGCGTTCGGGATCGCGCTCGGTGTCATCGTCACACTGATGCTGGTCTACTTCCTCGCGGTCGGGGGCCTGACGCTTCAGTTCAACCTGAGCGATCCAGGCGATGTCATCCCGTTTCCGACGGTATGGGGCGTGCTGCTGCTCCTGAACGGCATCGCGATGATCGCGCTGCACCTCGTCGTACTGCGGCGCAATCGGTGGGACTATCGCCTATGGGCGCTCGAAACAGCGCTGGAAGTGTTCGGCTCGATATGCTTGTACTTCGTGCTCACCACACCGCTGTTCGACCGGTTGGTCGCGGCGAACCGGGCATCGCGACGACGCCCGTGCTCAACGCCCTGCCCGAACTCTTCGTCATCGTCGGCGCCGTCGGCACGCTGATCTCCCGTGGCAGCAAGCTCGTCGCGCTGTGGCGAAGTCCACGGACGCCTTAAGCAGCCGCTGCCGTTGAGGCAGCGCCCGCCATCTCACCGACATCAGATTCGTCAGTCTAAGGAGAAATGTCATGAAAGCGATTTACGTGGAGCGCTTCAGCGCACCCGATGCGGTGCGTGTGCGCGAGGTCGAAACGCCTACGCCCAACGCCGATCAAGTGCTTGTCAAAGTCCACGCCACGTCGGTGAACTACAACACCGTCGCGCTGGTCACCGGAAAGCCGTTCATCGTGCGCGCAATGACGGGTGGCGTGACAAAGCCGAAGTATCACATTCCCGGCAACGACGTGGCCGGGCGTGTCGAGGCCGTTGGCGCGAACGTCACGCGCTTCAAGCCGGGCGATGCGGTCTTCGGCGACACGGCCGATGCCGGGTACGGCACGCTTGCGGAGTTCGTCGCCGTGCCGGAGACGGCGCTTGCGTTGATCCCTGCCGGGGTCTCGTTCGAGGATGCTGCATCCGCGCCTGAGGCGGGGCTGGTCGCGCTGCAAGGATTGCGGGACGTGGGACATATCGAAGCCGGCCAGCGCGTCCTGATCGTCGGGGCGTCGGGCGGTATCGGCACGTTTGCGGTGCAGATCGCCAAGCATCTCGGCGCTCACGTGACCGCCGTATGCAGCGCGCGCAACGCGGCGCTGGTACGCTCGATCGGGGCCGATGACGTGATCGACTACACGCGCGACGACTTCGCAAAGAGTGGTCAGACGTACGACCTGATTGTGGCGACCGTGGGCTACCGTTCGATCTTCGATTTTCGGCGCGCTTTGGCGCCGGGTGGTCGCTACGTGTCGACCGGCGGCACGCTGCGCCAGATCTTCACGGCGATGCTGCTTGGGCCGCTGCTATCCCGCTCGGGAAAGACGCTGCAATCCCTTATTCTCAAGCCAAACAAGGATCTGGCGGAGCTTGGCGCGATGATCGCTTCGGGCGCCGTCAGACCGGTGATCGAGCAGTGCTACCCACTGGCCGAGGCACAAGCCGCACTTGCACACTACGCGACCGGCCGCGCACGCGGCAAGCTTGTCATCACGATTGCGCATGACTAGGAGAACGGACCATGGAACAAGAACGCATCATCTTATCGGCGATGTGGATCGCGCTGATGTTGACGTATCTGCTCGGTGACGTGCTGCGCATTTTCGCCGGCGATTTCAAGGCCGGCGAGATGTCTGGCGGGAAGGCGACGCAGGCGATGTGGATGGGGGCCGCGCTGCTGATGCTGATCCCGATTTTTATGCTCGTACTGTCGCTGGTCGTACCCTACGACGTTATCCGCTGGCTGACGATCATCGCCGCGGCAGGGCTGTTCCTGCTCAACGTCGTCAGCGTGATGGGCTACCCGGGCCTTTATGACCGCTTCCTGATCGTCGTCGGGCTGGTCTTCAACGTCGTGACGATCGTCTATGCCTGGAACTGGTCCCCGCCACCGGTCGCGCTTTAACGCCGGCAAGACGTGCAGAGGCTTCGCCTCCGCACCTTCACAAGGGGTTTGCACCCCTTGACCCCTTATACGGCGAAAACGGCACGCATGCGTGCCGTTTTCGCGGGTATGGGAGTCCAGAGGGCGAAAGCCTTCTGGCGGGGGTTGGGGCAGCGCCCCAAGTCCCTTAACGGTGTTGAGCTGGCAGGGTGTCGTGATACTCGACCCACAGCGGCGCGGACGTCTCGAGTTGTTCGATCGAGTCGAGGATGAACAACGTCTTGTGCATCTGGTGCGGGCTGGGGCTGACGCCTTCAAACGCCTCGATGCTGAACGGTACCTTTTCGACGGCGTCGCTGAGGGCGTGCTCAAGCTCGCCGGGCGAGGACATCAGGCCGGCACCGAGGGCTTTCATCGCGCCGTCTTCGATCAGGAAGCCGAACTCAATCGTGTACCACCACAACGAGCCGAGCGATTTGCGCTGCTCGGGCGTGTAGCGCAGGGCGATATGCGCAAACTGCTCGATGTAGTCGGCATACTGCCTGTCGGCCATCAGCGGCAGGTGGCCGAAGGTATCGTGCCAGATGTCCGGCAGCGGGGTATAGAGCAGCTCTTCTTCGCTGCGGATGTACTCGGTGACGAGAAACTGCCGGCGGGCGAGGTGTTCGAACCACGACTGGCCGTCGCTGTACACCACATCGGTGCTGACCAGTTCCCAGCCCACGAGGTCTTGCAGGCGATGGCTGAGCGCGTCGAAATCGGGGATGCGCTCGCGCTGCAACCCGAGCGTCTCCAAGCCTTCGAGCCACAAACGGCAGGCGTAGCGGTGGCAGTTGGCGATTTGATGGTCCCAAAGCATCGACCAGATACGGTCGTCTTCAGGCGTGAATCGTTTGAATGGACGACGGGATTCGCTCATTTCGGCAGGCTTTCCGGTTCGCACTCACCTCGGTCGGATTATTGTGCATTTTACCATAGAACCTGTTGTGCGAACTGAAGG
This window harbors:
- a CDS encoding amino acid hydroxylase, which produces MSESRRPFKRFTPEDDRIWSMLWDHQIANCHRYACRLWLEGLETLGLQRERIPDFDALSHRLQDLVGWELVSTDVVYSDGQSWFEHLARRQFLVTEYIRSEEELLYTPLPDIWHDTFGHLPLMADRQYADYIEQFAHIALRYTPEQRKSLGSLWWYTIEFGFLIEDGAMKALGAGLMSSPGELEHALSDAVEKVPFSIEAFEGVSPSPHQMHKTLFILDSIEQLETSAPLWVEYHDTLPAQHR
- a CDS encoding aldo/keto reductase is translated as MEYVRLGKTGMKVSRICLGMMTYGDPNWRKWILGIDEARPIVTRAAEAGVNFYDTADMYSVGVSEEVTGTLMRELFPNRDEVVVATKVYNAMGPGPNQRGLSRKHIMDSIDASLRRLRMDYVDLYQIHRWDYDTPIEETLDALNDVVRAGKARYIGASSMYAWQFMQAMAISERNGWAKFVSMQNHYNLIYREEEREMIPLCIDQGIGVIPWSPLARGFLAGNRTRDKGGATTRSTTDDYAHNMYFEDADFGVLDAVLAVADRYGVKPAQIALAWMLHKPGIHSPIIGASKIHQLDELIAALDVKLTAEDIAELEAPYVPHPVLGHG
- a CDS encoding methylglyoxal synthase gives rise to the protein MTDAPKTLALIAHDGKKADMIAFALKHHDILRRYHLVATSTTGKLLSDSANLEVERMLSGPVGGDAQIAAKVAEGKIAAVFFFIDPLGKHPHDPDIQSLLRICNAHNVPLATNPATATYIISQQAL
- a CDS encoding PHP domain-containing protein; translated protein: MGRADLHIHTSASDGSMNVRELLDHVAKAGTLDVIAITDHDRLDASVWAFDRRDRYPFDIVPGVEVSTAEGHMLALWVTEPVPSGLSMAETAAAIHEQNGVAILAHPFFTQMGDTRRAARVYRRDPAYLLHAGLDGLETFNGSVILPGSNAVAACVARLLGLGMTGGSDAHSLSAVGTAITHFKGRTADDLRNALLHRQTRAVGRPWPLRAHIKFVADFIARRGRILLDEFDGDDKPERETATI
- a CDS encoding NAD(P)-dependent alcohol dehydrogenase, which translates into the protein MKAIYVERFSAPDAVRVREVETPTPNADQVLVKVHATSVNYNTVALVTGKPFIVRAMTGGVTKPKYHIPGNDVAGRVEAVGANVTRFKPGDAVFGDTADAGYGTLAEFVAVPETALALIPAGVSFEDAASAPEAGLVALQGLRDVGHIEAGQRVLIVGASGGIGTFAVQIAKHLGAHVTAVCSARNAALVRSIGADDVIDYTRDDFAKSGQTYDLIVATVGYRSIFDFRRALAPGGRYVSTGGTLRQIFTAMLLGPLLSRSGKTLQSLILKPNKDLAELGAMIASGAVRPVIEQCYPLAEAQAALAHYATGRARGKLVITIAHD
- a CDS encoding helix-turn-helix transcriptional regulator, producing MDDQIDKLRLELRRGVLVLAVLAQLETASYGYSLIQRLAERGLDIEEGTLYPLLRRLEQQGLLASDWDTSEARPRKYYRISESGRAVLETLTAEWFATAAVMRRILGETHND